The Nitrospirota bacterium DNA segment ATCAATCCCTACGGCTGGCGACTGTATGCGGAAATCTATGCGTCGCTGAACGACCGCTTCATGATTGACGTGTTACACGAGTGGCAGCCAGTCTCCCTCCAGAGCCGCGCCGGGCTTGTCTACGTCGCCTATGTGCTCGGACTCGGCTTGACCGGCTTCTGCTGCTATCGCCGGGTCGAACCGGTTCGCTGGACCGTCCTCCTCGTCTTTCTCGTCCTCTCCTTGCAACATTGGCGGAATGTGCCGCTCTTTCTCATCGTCAGCCTGCCGTGGTGCGCGGAACAAGTGGCCACGGTGACTGAACGAGCGACGCGATTCCTACCGGCGCGGGTCTCCCGGACCAAGGCCTGGCTGTTGGCCGCGACGGTCGTCATGGGCCTCCTGATGGGGCTGGCCGGGCCGGACCATCTCCGACGGGTGGCGCTCTCGGGACTCGATCCCGGCGAGTTCTTCCGCCAGACCGACTACCCCATCGAGGCGGTGCAGTGGGTGCAAACGCATCGCGATCAGGTGGGGACCAGGCTGTACAACGACTACGGCTATGGAGGGTTCCTGCTCTGGTGGCTCCCGGAAGAGAAGATTTTTATCGACGGCCGCATGCCAGCCTGGCGGATCGGCGATCGGTGGATTTTTTATGACTACGTCGCGTTGACGAACTGGGACCCTCCGGCGCTGGGCGTGCTCGACAAGTACGGGGTCGACTGGGCGCTCGTTCGCCGCGGGAGCCCGCTGGACCAAGCCCTTCGGCGCGAAGCCGGTTGGCACCCGGTGTACGAAGACGCCAAGGCCGTCATTTACGTGAGAAAGTGAGGGAATTTAAGAAGGCGGGGAGCCGGGATGGCTCAGCACGACGTCGGCGGCGTGCGGCAACGACCCGGCGGGGGCATACCGTCCCTGCGCGTCGCTGCGTCGGATGGCGAAGAGGTCGCGCACCATGCGAAGGCCGTCGCGGACGACCTGGACTTTCGAACCCGGCTGATCAGCCCAGTTGACCGGAACCTCCGCGATGCGATAGCCGCGGCGTTGGGCGACGTAGAGCAGTTCGAGGTCGAAGCCATACCCGTTGATGCTGGCGACCGAAAACAGGTCCTGGGCGACGGACCTCCGAAACAACTTGAACCCGCACTGGGTGTCGGCGATGCCGACGATGCCCGCGCGCCGGACCAGCATGTTGAAGAGCGCCCCCAACACGCTGCGATGCCATCGCGCGCGAACCGTGTAACGCGGATCGCGGGAGGCGAGCGTGCGGGAACCGATGGCCAGATCGGCCCCGTCGATCACGGCCTGTTCCAACCGCTGAAGCTCTTCGATCGGGGTCGCGCCGTCCGCATCGGTGAACAGGAGCAGCCGGCCTCTGGCCTCCAGCATGCCCTTGCGCACGGCCGCGCCCTTCCCTTGATTCGCCGGCAACCGGATCAGTCGGACCGCCTGGCACTCGGCGCCGAAACGTTCGACCACGGCCGCGGTGCCATCCCGACTGCCGTCGTCCACCACAAGAACCTCGTAAGGCGCGCCATGCCGGTCGAGGTAGCGCACAAGACGGTGAAGGGAGGGGAAAATGCGCGCCGCTTCGTTGTAGGCCGGAACAATGACCGAAAGATCCGGGAGGAACGAAGGATGTCGCACAGGCATCGGACGCTCCGAGGGTCGCCACCCTGCCGCTTCTCCACCGTAGATGGTCGAGGGCGGTTGAGCCGCCACACCCTAGCCGAGTCCGAAGTCGATTGCAAGGTCCGGAGGGGCTTGACAGATCCGTCGAACGGGAGCGAACGTATGTGTATGCTAAAGAGAAGTCCCGAGGCAGGCTGAACGACGGGAGGGGGGAATTATGCGGATCCAAGTCAAAACCGTCTGTCTTGCGTTAGGGCTGCTCTCACTGGCCGCCTGTGCGTCCGCGGTTCCTCCGAGCCGGATGGCCGATTATCTTGGCCCGCAGGCGATCACGGAACCGCCGGTCTCGCTTCTGCCCGCGGAGCGACCCATTCACGCCGGGCTGGTCGTGATCGCCGATGCGTCGGCCCCGGATGCAGCCCCGTCTCCGCCGGACGAAGCGGTGAACCGGCTGGCTCAGACCCTGAAGGAACAGATCAGTCAACATCTTCCGATCGCCATCGACAAGATTCTCCCCGCCGATGACCTCAAACCCACAGGAGACATCGCCTCGTTCCGCGAGTTGGGCAAGCGGTACGGCGTGGACTATTTGGCCGTCGCGGTGCTCTCCAGTACCGAGCAAGAATATCCGATCTACGTGTTTCTCGGATGGACGACGCATATGCAACCGGGGTTCCGGCGCGATAACTGGTCGTTGATCGAAGTCGCGTTGATCGACGTCAACGCCGGCCGGTCTTTGCTGCATGCGGAGGGGCGCGCGTGGGCGACGCTCGACAGTCCGTCGGCTCCCGGAATCAACCAATGGTATCCCGTGGTGTATCTCCGACCGCAGGATCCCGAGCGACGCTTCTGGCCGCCGACCTTCGAAGGTGCGCCGAACACTCTGCGCGTCGTATCCATGAACCAGGCCGCAAAACGTCTCATCTTGAGTCTCCAGGATGCCTGGCTCCACAAGCGACGGACAGAAATGAATCCGGCCCAGGGATAACCACGGGGCATGACCTTTGGAGCCATTTGACAGGACGAACAGACTCAACGGCGAGCAGCGAATAGCCGATAGCGAATAGCTCGGAACTCTTTCCTGTTTGCTACGGCTACCCGCTATTTTCTAAAAAAGGACGATCCCTTCTCGGCGAGGCTTTTTCTCGCCCAGAAGGGACTTTTAGTCTTTGAAGGCGGTTCGGTGAATGGTGTACAATCACCTTTCGCAGAACGCAAGAAACCGGATCAGTGAGGTTTAAGGGGACAAGAGCGATCGCATTCCGTGGCCCCGTGCTCGGACCAGGTGAGTCGAGGAAATCATCATCATGAAGCATATCAGCAATGCGGAGGAATCCGTTATGGGACATCGAGATCAACGAGCTCTCGCTGTGGGCTCAGCTTTTTTCATGGGCTTGGTAGCTGTGGCTGGGATCGCCTTTCAGCACGTCACCACGGCTGACGCGGCAGGTGTGCCGCCGGCGTTTGCTCAAGGGTTCTCGGAAATCGTGAAGCGGGTGACTCCGGCGGTGGTCAACATCGCCGTGACCGGCGGCGGGGAGGGGCGCCGCGAAGGCCGACGCCCGTTGCCGCCCGGTCCGTTCGGAGGACCCCCGGGAGAAGAGCCTCCGGGAGCCGAGCCGCCCGGCCCTCCGCCGTTTCCTCCCGGTCCCCGTCATCCGGACCAGAGCGCAGGCTCCGGTGTCATTTTGGACCCGAACGGCTACATCGTGACCAACAATCATGTGGTCGAGAACGCTTCCCAGATCACGGTGACCTTGAGCGACCGGCGGGAATTCACGGCGAAAGTCGTCGGGTCCGATCCCAAGACCGATCTGGCGGTGATCAAGATCGACGCGAAGGATCTCCCTTACCTGAAGTGGGCGGACTACGAGAAATTGCAGGTCGGCGACATCGTCCTGGCGATAGGCAGCCCGTTCGGGCTGAGCTCGAGCGTCACGCTGGGCATTATCAGCGCGCTCGGTCGCGGCAATGTCGGGATCGCGGATTATGAGGACTTCATCCAGACCGATGCGGCGATCAATCCCGGCAACTCGGGCGGCGCGCTGGTGAACATGAATGGCGAGTTGATCGGCATCAACACCGCGATCTTCTCGCGGACGGGCGGATCGGAGGGCATTGGGTTCGCCATTCCCAGCAGCATCGCCGTCGATATCGTCGACAGCCTGGTGAAGACCGGCAAAGTCGTGCGTGGGTGGATGGGGGTGGCCATTCAGGAGATCACGCCGGCGTTGGCCAAGTCGTTCAAGATTCCGGATCAGCGGAAGGGCGTGCTGATCAGCGACGTGAACGAAAACGGACCGTCCGCCGCGGCGGGGATCAAGCGCGGAGACGTGGTCATTGCGTTCAACGGCAAAGAAGTGCAGAGCGTGAGCCAACTGCGCAACATGGTCGCGCGCACGGTCGTGGGGAAAGATGCGGAGGTCAAGATTCTTCGCGACGGCAAGGAACAGACGATCAAGGTCAAGGTCGCCGAGCGGCCGTCCGACGAGGTGCTGGCTCGGAGAGAACCCCCTCCGCCTCCAACCGAAACCGTGAAACCGCCGGACAACGTGTTGGCCGCCATCCGGGTCCAGCCGCTCGATCCGGCGATGATGAGCCAGTTGAACCTGCCGGCCAAAACGACGGGCGTCGTGATCAACCAGGTCGAAGCCGGAAGTCCGGCCGAAGCGGCCGGCCTGCAGCGGGGAGACGTCATTCAGGAGATCAACCATGAGGTCATCAAGAGCATGGAGGATTACCAGAAGGCGTCGGCCAAGATTAAGAAAGAGGAAATGGTCGTGCTGCTGCTCAGCCGGCAGGGGAACAACCTGTTCGTGGCGGTAAATCCGAAGTAATCAGCGAACAGCCGACGGCCGTCAGCGGCAGGGTTCCTGAGCTGATGGCTGATAGCTGGTAGCTGAGGGCTGTGGAGTATGGCTGACGGCCTGAAAAAGTTCGAAAAGTGGCTGCACGACTCTGTCTTCAAGCCGCTCGAAGACAAGAAGATGCCGGTCATGGAGCACCTGGTCGAGCTCCAGGTCCGGCTGACCCGGGCGGTTATCGCCACGGGAATCGTCTTCGTCGTCACGTTCTTCTATGCCGACACCCTCGTGCAGTGGCTGCGGGTCCCGCTCCAGAACATGTTCGTGCCGGGGTCCCTGACCTGGGTCCCGACCGATCTTCCGACCGTGCCCTTTGTGTTCCTCGCTCCCGCCGAAGCACTGTGGCAGAACGTCAAGGTCGCCGGTCTCTTCGCGGTCGTCCTGGCCACGCCCTATATTCTCTGGGAAATCTGGCAGTTCGTCGTGCCGGGGTTGCATGTCCATGAGCGACGATTCGTCGGGCCGTTCGTGCTGCTCAGTACCGCCGCGTTCTACGCCGGCGTGCTGTTCTCTTTTTTCTTTGTCCTGCCGTTCGCGCTGAACTTTCTGATTTCCTACGGCGTCAATGCGGGGTTCATTCCGCAACTCTCGATCGCGCAGTATGTGGGATTCGCCCTGTGGTTCCTGATGGTCTTCGGGGTGATTTTCGAAGTCCCGTTGGCCATCACGCTGATGGCGAAGCTGGGCTGGGTCGATGCGCCGTTTCTTAAACGCTACCGAAAATGGGCCTTCCTGGGAGCGTTTCTCGTTGCGGCGATCCTGACGCCGACGCCCGATCCGTTCAATCAGTGCATCATGGCGCTGCCGATGTATTTCTTCTATGAAGTCGGCATCGTGAGCGCGGGCGTGTTCGGCAAGAAGCGTCCGGCTCAGGAGGCGCAGACCGTCACGAGCGTAGCGACGACTGGAACGAAACCGGTCGCGCCGATGCCGAAACCGGCGATGGCGGCGGAGGGCGAATATGTGGGGGTGCCCACGGCAGGGCACCGACGCTGACGGCAAGGTTCCATGTTGAAGGTGGCCCTGCTCGTCATCAGCAGCAAGGTTGTGTCCGGACAGGAAACCGATACGGGGCGGGAGGAACTGGAGCGGATGGTCAGGGAGTTGCCGGGGACGGTCGCCGTTTATGCCTGCGTACCGGACGACCGGACGGCTATCCGCGAGCAACTGCTCAAGCTCTGCGACAGCGGAGAGCCGGACGTCGTTCTGACGATCGGCGGAACCGGAGTCCGCCAGGACGATTGGGCGCCGGAAGCGACGCGAGACGTGATCGAAAAGGAAATTCCCGGCATCGGCGAGGCGATGCGAATGGAAAGCCTGAAAAAAATGCGGACGGCTATGCTGTCGCGTGGCACGGCCGGCATCAGGGGCTCGACGTTGATCGTCAATTTGCCGGGCAGTCCAAGGGGAGCCAAGGAAAACCTCGCCGTCATTTTGCCGATCCTGGACCACACGGTGGAGAAAATCGGGAAACGTCATGCGTAATGCGTCTTGCCTGCAGCATGCCCTGCGCATCACGTGTCACGCATTACGAGGAGAAGAAACATGCCGCGCGAACTGAACGTGATCCAGCCTCGAGGGTCGGACAACGGCGACGCCTGCACCTATATGTGGGCCTGCGCCATCTGCGATGAGAATGAGACCTGTCAAAAGGACAAGGAAGGGCACAGCCGGTGGCTCGTCGCGAAGCGGATGGAGCGGATCGAATACAAGGTGCTCGTGATGAGCAACAAAGGCGGGGTGGGCAAGAGCACGGTTACCACCAACCTCGCCGTCAGCCTGGCGCTCAAAGGCTGGCATGTCGGTATTTGCGACATGGATATTCACGGCCCGAACATTCCCAAAATGCTCGGAGCCGAAGGACAGAAACTGAAGATCAGCACGTCCGGTGGCATCATCCCTTACCAGACCTACAATCTGAAAATCGCCTCCATGTCCTTCCTGCTCCAGAACTCTGATGATCCGATCATCTGGCGGGACGCCTACAAGTACGAATTCATCAACCAACTCCTCGGCGGGGTGGAATGGCAGGACCTCAATTTC contains these protein-coding regions:
- a CDS encoding Mrp/NBP35 family ATP-binding protein, with protein sequence MPRELNVIQPRGSDNGDACTYMWACAICDENETCQKDKEGHSRWLVAKRMERIEYKVLVMSNKGGVGKSTVTTNLAVSLALKGWHVGICDMDIHGPNIPKMLGAEGQKLKISTSGGIIPYQTYNLKIASMSFLLQNSDDPIIWRDAYKYEFINQLLGGVEWQDLNFLLIDLPPGTGNESVTTIDLLGAVSGAVIVTTPQEVALLDSRKSVTFCKDSEVPIIGIVENMSGLDCPHCHKHIEVFRKGGGEASAHDMGVPFLGRIPLDPDVVTQCDAGEPFAMFYSDTPTAEAYHEIANKVEAFCKKSGSLVKVAPRRS
- the tatC gene encoding twin-arginine translocase subunit TatC, with the protein product MADGLKKFEKWLHDSVFKPLEDKKMPVMEHLVELQVRLTRAVIATGIVFVVTFFYADTLVQWLRVPLQNMFVPGSLTWVPTDLPTVPFVFLAPAEALWQNVKVAGLFAVVLATPYILWEIWQFVVPGLHVHERRFVGPFVLLSTAAFYAGVLFSFFFVLPFALNFLISYGVNAGFIPQLSIAQYVGFALWFLMVFGVIFEVPLAITLMAKLGWVDAPFLKRYRKWAFLGAFLVAAILTPTPDPFNQCIMALPMYFFYEVGIVSAGVFGKKRPAQEAQTVTSVATTGTKPVAPMPKPAMAAEGEYVGVPTAGHRR
- a CDS encoding MogA/MoaB family molybdenum cofactor biosynthesis protein, whose translation is MLKVALLVISSKVVSGQETDTGREELERMVRELPGTVAVYACVPDDRTAIREQLLKLCDSGEPDVVLTIGGTGVRQDDWAPEATRDVIEKEIPGIGEAMRMESLKKMRTAMLSRGTAGIRGSTLIVNLPGSPRGAKENLAVILPILDHTVEKIGKRHA
- a CDS encoding Do family serine endopeptidase, with amino-acid sequence MGSAFFMGLVAVAGIAFQHVTTADAAGVPPAFAQGFSEIVKRVTPAVVNIAVTGGGEGRREGRRPLPPGPFGGPPGEEPPGAEPPGPPPFPPGPRHPDQSAGSGVILDPNGYIVTNNHVVENASQITVTLSDRREFTAKVVGSDPKTDLAVIKIDAKDLPYLKWADYEKLQVGDIVLAIGSPFGLSSSVTLGIISALGRGNVGIADYEDFIQTDAAINPGNSGGALVNMNGELIGINTAIFSRTGGSEGIGFAIPSSIAVDIVDSLVKTGKVVRGWMGVAIQEITPALAKSFKIPDQRKGVLISDVNENGPSAAAGIKRGDVVIAFNGKEVQSVSQLRNMVARTVVGKDAEVKILRDGKEQTIKVKVAERPSDEVLARREPPPPPTETVKPPDNVLAAIRVQPLDPAMMSQLNLPAKTTGVVINQVEAGSPAEAAGLQRGDVIQEINHEVIKSMEDYQKASAKIKKEEMVVLLLSRQGNNLFVAVNPK
- a CDS encoding dolichyl-phosphate beta-glucosyltransferase, yielding MPVRHPSFLPDLSVIVPAYNEAARIFPSLHRLVRYLDRHGAPYEVLVVDDGSRDGTAAVVERFGAECQAVRLIRLPANQGKGAAVRKGMLEARGRLLLFTDADGATPIEELQRLEQAVIDGADLAIGSRTLASRDPRYTVRARWHRSVLGALFNMLVRRAGIVGIADTQCGFKLFRRSVAQDLFSVASINGYGFDLELLYVAQRRGYRIAEVPVNWADQPGSKVQVVRDGLRMVRDLFAIRRSDAQGRYAPAGSLPHAADVVLSHPGSPPS